In one window of Cellulophaga sp. HaHa_2_95 DNA:
- a CDS encoding Crp/Fnr family transcriptional regulator, whose product MINDLLLTHINKTVKFSSKAQEEFCGFFQPKTIPKKEFLLQQGQVCKFEGFVVEGCFRIFTMDTKGNENTLYFAAKDWWLMDIDSFMNHKPSDLNIQALEDSKILIITEEDKTTLYDTVPIAEKFFRIMFQKSIVAWQRRLVQNHSLTAKERYHHFKNNYPEIVAKLTDRQTANYLGITHEFLSKIKKQA is encoded by the coding sequence ATGATTAACGATTTACTCCTTACCCATATAAATAAAACTGTTAAATTTTCTTCCAAAGCACAAGAAGAATTTTGCGGTTTCTTTCAACCTAAAACAATACCAAAAAAAGAATTTCTATTACAACAAGGGCAAGTCTGTAAATTTGAGGGATTTGTCGTAGAAGGCTGTTTTAGAATCTTTACTATGGATACCAAAGGAAACGAAAACACACTCTATTTTGCTGCGAAAGACTGGTGGTTAATGGATATAGATAGCTTTATGAATCACAAGCCATCAGATTTAAATATTCAAGCATTAGAAGATAGTAAGATTCTTATCATTACGGAAGAAGATAAAACTACATTATATGATACGGTGCCTATCGCTGAAAAATTCTTTAGGATTATGTTTCAAAAATCTATTGTCGCTTGGCAACGAAGATTGGTTCAAAACCATAGCTTAACAGCAAAAGAGCGCTATCATCATTTTAAAAATAATTATCCTGAAATTGTAGCCAAACTTACAGATAGGCAGACCGCTAATTATTTAGGAATTACACATGAATTTTTGAGCAAAATTAAAAAACAAGCCTAA
- a CDS encoding heme-binding protein, translating into MALLSSKTNAQATNDITHQEAFEVLLAAKKHAEASNTLVNIAVVDAGAHLKAFLRMDESFLGSIDVAIKKAKTARYFNMDTGELGTLTQPGGIIYNIEHSNGGLITFPGGIPIKNKKGVIIGAVGISGGTIDQDRSIAIAGAVVLLESKNESNKK; encoded by the coding sequence ATGGCATTACTTTCTAGCAAGACAAATGCACAAGCTACTAATGACATTACGCATCAAGAAGCTTTTGAAGTTCTTCTTGCCGCAAAAAAACATGCAGAAGCTTCCAACACGCTTGTTAATATTGCTGTGGTAGATGCTGGCGCTCATCTAAAAGCGTTCTTGAGAATGGATGAATCTTTTCTAGGAAGTATTGATGTAGCGATTAAAAAAGCAAAAACTGCACGCTATTTCAATATGGATACAGGAGAATTAGGAACTTTAACACAACCTGGAGGTATCATTTATAATATTGAACATTCGAATGGAGGTTTAATAACATTTCCTGGAGGGATTCCAATTAAAAATAAAAAGGGCGTAATTATAGGAGCCGTTGGTATCAGTGGTGGTACCATAGACCAAGATAGAAGTATTGCTATCGCTGGTGCTGTAGTACTGCTAGAATCAAAAAACGAGAGTAATAAAAAATAA
- a CDS encoding 3-ketoacyl-ACP reductase — protein MNDLKNKKAIITGGGRGLGKATALAFAKEGIDVAITGRNEKVLKETVSEIKALGVNAIYAVFDVGDYEEVKKSIKGIIEKLGTIDILVNNAGIAAFGSFNDMPVEEWSAIIQTNVMGMYYVTKEVLPHLLAKNEGDIINVSSTAGLGGNANVSAYSASKFAVIGMSESLMKEVRKNNIRVCTLTPSTIASDMTIELGIADKDSEDRVLQPEDFAELVVAGLKLPRRAMLKSAALWSTNP, from the coding sequence ATGAACGATTTAAAAAATAAAAAAGCCATTATTACAGGTGGCGGTAGAGGTTTAGGAAAAGCTACAGCCTTAGCTTTTGCAAAAGAAGGCATAGATGTCGCAATCACAGGAAGAAATGAAAAGGTATTAAAAGAAACGGTTTCTGAAATTAAAGCCTTAGGAGTTAATGCTATATATGCCGTTTTTGATGTGGGCGATTATGAAGAGGTTAAAAAGAGTATTAAAGGTATAATTGAAAAATTAGGAACTATTGATATTTTGGTAAATAATGCAGGTATTGCAGCCTTTGGTTCTTTTAATGATATGCCTGTAGAAGAATGGAGTGCTATTATCCAAACCAATGTTATGGGAATGTATTACGTAACTAAAGAAGTGTTACCGCACTTATTGGCTAAAAACGAAGGCGATATCATCAATGTTTCTTCTACTGCTGGCCTTGGTGGAAATGCGAATGTATCTGCCTATTCTGCCTCTAAATTTGCCGTTATAGGGATGTCAGAATCATTAATGAAAGAAGTACGCAAAAATAATATTAGAGTTTGCACACTAACTCCTAGTACTATAGCCTCAGACATGACCATTGAATTGGGTATTGCAGATAAAGATTCTGAAGACCGCGTTTTACAGCCCGAAGATTTTGCAGAGTTAGTAGTTGCAGGATTAAAATTACCAAGAAGAGCAATGCTGAAAAGCGCTGCGTTATGGTCTACAAATCCATAA
- a CDS encoding Dabb family protein produces the protein MIFLKKYSLIIVFFLSQICFAQSTDDVMLYRKDIQSITGKNTVTITSYEKEGKHYVYAGGFGGIDVYGLNVEGKLTAISRHELYKQTGPARGMVADAIGDSHFLFVANKHGNAIETFKIQTNGTLERVSLVEDTNETHLGTAITLQVIHMKNASYLFIGGLEETPGLSSFKIHPDGKLTHVVSMKDDDNIYTDGIIGMFSHKIKGKTYLYTSGFQDNGVSSFRIYDNGTFKNINNISDNTTDRYLTGAYPVTGVTLGENKYVIVGHRHHKYYKRGGFIKRPNFVYHGDGVSVFKVNKKGALVPHFVLKDDEKTKLQGQTRIEIVTATINEAVLAVGTRDDESIQLLKLNKEGILSPINHLETGFSIYYGLRSHKIEDTNFLIAGSNRFDLKKIVSYKISPKVNKNEQVLRHLVHLKFKASATAEQINKAEKAFENLKNEIPEIIHLEWGLNDSEEGNSKKFTHTFTLTFNDAHGREIYLFHKAHIALVENIGPIIEDVFVMDYWTSNK, from the coding sequence ATGATATTTCTAAAAAAATATTCCCTAATTATAGTATTCTTTTTGTCACAAATTTGCTTCGCTCAAAGCACTGATGATGTAATGTTATACCGAAAAGATATTCAGAGTATTACCGGCAAGAATACGGTAACTATTACAAGCTATGAGAAAGAGGGGAAACACTATGTGTACGCAGGAGGGTTTGGTGGTATTGACGTATATGGCTTAAATGTGGAAGGCAAACTTACGGCCATCAGCCGCCATGAACTCTACAAGCAAACAGGACCAGCGAGAGGAATGGTAGCCGATGCTATCGGTGATTCTCATTTTTTATTTGTAGCTAATAAGCACGGTAATGCCATTGAAACTTTTAAAATACAAACTAACGGAACCCTTGAACGCGTTTCTTTAGTCGAAGACACCAATGAAACTCACTTGGGTACTGCGATAACTTTACAGGTGATTCATATGAAAAATGCCTCCTATTTATTTATTGGAGGCTTAGAAGAGACACCAGGCTTAAGTAGCTTTAAAATACATCCTGACGGAAAACTAACCCATGTAGTTTCTATGAAAGATGATGATAACATATATACCGATGGTATTATAGGAATGTTTAGCCATAAAATTAAAGGAAAGACGTATTTATATACCAGCGGATTTCAAGATAACGGCGTAAGTAGTTTCAGAATATATGACAATGGTACGTTCAAAAACATCAATAATATCAGCGATAATACTACAGATAGATACCTAACAGGTGCCTATCCAGTAACAGGAGTAACACTAGGTGAAAATAAGTATGTAATTGTTGGGCACAGACATCATAAGTATTACAAAAGAGGTGGATTTATAAAAAGACCGAACTTTGTATATCATGGTGATGGTGTAAGTGTTTTCAAAGTGAATAAGAAAGGGGCTTTGGTTCCACATTTTGTGCTAAAAGATGACGAAAAAACCAAATTACAAGGACAAACAAGAATCGAAATTGTAACAGCAACTATTAATGAAGCGGTACTGGCAGTTGGCACAAGAGACGATGAAAGTATTCAACTTCTAAAGCTCAATAAAGAAGGTATTTTAAGCCCAATCAATCATTTAGAAACTGGTTTCTCTATTTATTATGGTTTAAGGTCGCATAAAATAGAAGACACTAACTTTCTTATCGCTGGTTCTAATCGTTTTGATTTAAAAAAAATTGTCTCCTATAAAATTTCACCAAAAGTGAACAAAAATGAGCAAGTTTTAAGACATTTGGTACATCTTAAGTTTAAAGCATCGGCTACAGCAGAACAAATTAACAAAGCAGAAAAAGCCTTTGAAAATCTTAAAAACGAAATTCCAGAAATTATACATTTAGAATGGGGGCTAAATGATAGTGAAGAGGGTAATAGTAAAAAATTTACACACACCTTCACTTTAACATTTAATGATGCGCATGGCAGAGAAATTTATTTATTTCATAAAGCACACATCGCACTCGTAGAAAATATAGGACCAATAATAGAAGATGTTTTCGTTATGGATTATTGGACCAGTAACAAATAA
- a CDS encoding PAS domain-containing sensor histidine kinase — protein sequence MSEKLQQENVAFLEGGGQMGELMRSFNWAETALGTPSSWPQSLKSTLSLVLNSHYPMLLYWGANYYCFYNDAFRISLGSEGKHPRILGKEGKESWSEMWSTLGPLLDGVFANGKPTWKENLFLPINRNGTLEDAYWTFGYSAIKNEKNEISGILTICTETTSSVEAVQKLKASEDELKFAIDATDLGTWDYDPIHDKLKTNPRVKNWFGLDTKEKIELHQATNAIIEKDRHRVNAAILESFDINSGGKYDISYTIRNKQTGQERYVRALGKSWFNSDNVAYRFNGTLQDITDQQKSLEQLKLNENRFRQLVKEVPVGICILSVTDFTINVVNDMALFIWQKTLEEAHNKPLFEVLTEIKAGILPIFEELIITKKAQFGNEYPFILERNGVKETGYFNFIFEPIIANGVVTEIMLVAFEVTQTVKARFELEESERQFKNFVMQSPIPMGILRGKEMNIEMANESLLNVIWRKKRHEVEGISMLEVFPNLITSKYPEIILGVMKTGLPASEKESFVFFKDEKGSWELYVDYDYIPLRDLDGVVTGMMFTCTDVTDRVQARKKSELFSKNLEKQVILRTNQLKEANDKLQVSIRSLENRNKELEAFAYVSSHDLQEPLRKIQMFADRVASREVANLSEKGLQDFNKIISSAERMRTLIEDLLAFSRTSNQEAKFETVNLEEMLLEVMDTLSDKIKATGSSIEHDSLATAAVIPFQIRQVFQNLIENSIKFAKEEEAPKIKIKTLIVPGENLGHLNLSSEQTYAEISFLDNGIGFDPEYAEQIFELFKRLHGKLEYKGTGIGLAIVKKIAENHHGAIIAVGKEGAGAEFKLYLPL from the coding sequence ATGAGTGAAAAATTACAGCAAGAAAACGTGGCTTTTTTAGAAGGAGGAGGTCAAATGGGAGAATTAATGCGAAGCTTTAATTGGGCAGAAACAGCATTAGGTACCCCAAGCTCTTGGCCCCAGAGCCTAAAAAGTACGTTGTCCTTAGTCTTAAATTCTCACTACCCAATGTTATTGTATTGGGGAGCGAACTATTACTGCTTCTATAATGATGCTTTTAGAATAAGTTTAGGGAGCGAAGGTAAACACCCTAGAATTTTAGGAAAAGAAGGTAAAGAATCGTGGAGTGAGATGTGGTCTACTTTGGGGCCTTTATTAGATGGTGTTTTTGCAAATGGAAAACCGACATGGAAAGAAAATCTTTTTTTACCTATCAATAGAAATGGTACTTTAGAAGATGCTTATTGGACGTTTGGTTATAGCGCTATAAAAAATGAAAAAAATGAAATTTCTGGAATTTTAACCATTTGCACAGAAACAACCAGTAGCGTAGAAGCTGTACAGAAATTGAAGGCGAGTGAAGATGAACTTAAGTTTGCTATTGACGCTACTGATTTAGGAACTTGGGATTATGATCCTATTCATGATAAATTAAAGACAAACCCACGTGTAAAGAATTGGTTTGGTTTAGATACTAAAGAAAAAATAGAACTACATCAAGCTACGAATGCCATTATCGAGAAAGATAGACACAGGGTTAATGCAGCTATATTAGAATCTTTTGATATTAATTCTGGGGGTAAGTATGATATAAGCTATACGATTAGAAATAAACAAACGGGACAAGAACGATATGTTAGAGCACTGGGTAAATCATGGTTTAACTCAGATAATGTTGCATATCGCTTTAATGGAACTTTGCAAGATATTACCGATCAGCAGAAAAGTTTAGAACAATTAAAGCTTAATGAAAATCGCTTTAGGCAATTAGTTAAAGAGGTACCCGTTGGAATTTGCATTCTGAGTGTAACTGATTTCACCATTAACGTAGTTAATGATATGGCGCTTTTTATTTGGCAAAAAACCTTAGAAGAAGCTCATAATAAGCCCTTATTTGAGGTGTTGACAGAAATTAAAGCAGGTATACTTCCCATTTTTGAAGAGCTTATTATTACCAAAAAAGCACAGTTCGGAAATGAATATCCTTTTATATTAGAGCGCAATGGAGTAAAAGAAACTGGATATTTTAATTTTATCTTTGAACCGATTATAGCGAACGGGGTAGTCACTGAGATAATGTTGGTAGCCTTTGAGGTTACCCAAACGGTTAAAGCTAGATTTGAGTTAGAAGAATCTGAACGTCAATTTAAAAACTTTGTCATGCAATCTCCTATTCCTATGGGAATTTTAAGAGGTAAGGAAATGAATATTGAAATGGCGAATGAAAGTTTATTAAACGTCATTTGGAGAAAAAAACGACATGAAGTTGAAGGGATAAGCATGCTAGAGGTATTCCCTAACCTTATCACTTCTAAATATCCTGAAATAATTCTTGGCGTTATGAAGACGGGACTTCCGGCATCAGAAAAAGAATCTTTTGTCTTTTTTAAAGATGAGAAAGGTTCTTGGGAGCTCTATGTAGATTATGATTACATTCCTCTTAGAGATTTAGATGGTGTTGTGACCGGAATGATGTTCACCTGTACTGATGTTACAGACCGTGTACAAGCCCGTAAAAAGTCGGAACTCTTTTCTAAAAATTTAGAGAAGCAAGTTATCCTCAGAACCAATCAATTGAAAGAGGCTAATGATAAATTGCAAGTATCTATTAGAAGTCTTGAAAATAGAAATAAAGAATTAGAAGCGTTCGCTTATGTATCTAGCCACGATTTGCAGGAGCCATTACGTAAAATTCAAATGTTCGCAGATAGGGTTGCTAGTAGAGAAGTAGCCAATCTCTCAGAAAAAGGATTGCAAGATTTTAATAAGATTATTAGCTCCGCAGAACGAATGCGTACACTGATAGAAGATTTATTGGCTTTCTCACGTACTTCTAATCAAGAGGCCAAATTTGAAACAGTAAATCTTGAAGAAATGCTTTTGGAAGTGATGGATACACTCTCCGACAAAATTAAAGCTACAGGTAGCTCAATAGAACATGATTCTTTGGCTACAGCAGCCGTGATTCCTTTTCAAATCAGACAGGTTTTTCAGAACCTTATAGAAAACTCGATAAAATTTGCAAAGGAAGAAGAAGCTCCAAAGATTAAAATCAAAACCTTAATTGTTCCAGGAGAGAATTTGGGGCACTTAAACCTCTCTAGCGAACAGACCTACGCAGAAATTTCTTTCTTAGATAATGGTATAGGATTTGACCCTGAATATGCAGAGCAAATATTTGAACTCTTTAAAAGGTTACATGGTAAGCTAGAGTATAAAGGAACTGGGATTGGCTTAGCTATCGTTAAAAAAATTGCAGAAAATCATCACGGTGCTATCATTGCAGTGGGGAAAGAAGGAGCGGGTGCGGAGTTTAAACTTTACCTACCCTTATAA
- the speB gene encoding agmatinase, producing MNKIIIQGIKFDEKSSYEKGPRLAPPIIREVLNCGSANMYTENLITIENDAIEDKGDFEITDYFDIEKITKKHLDTGAKILSLGGDHSITFPVIKAHHEKYPKLDILHIDAHCDLYDDYEGDSYSHACPFARIMENGFAVKLVQVGIRTLNPHQAEQADRFKVEIHQMKNLDLNKIPKFKNPLYISLDMDGFDPAFAPGVSHHEPGGLTSRQVINLIQSIDTEVIGADIVEYNPPKDFQKMTAFLAAKMMKEILGKMM from the coding sequence ATGAATAAGATAATTATACAAGGAATAAAATTTGATGAAAAATCTTCTTATGAAAAAGGACCTAGACTGGCACCTCCAATTATACGCGAAGTATTAAATTGTGGTTCTGCAAATATGTATACAGAGAACCTAATAACCATTGAAAACGACGCTATTGAGGACAAAGGCGATTTTGAAATAACGGACTATTTTGATATTGAAAAAATAACAAAAAAACATTTAGATACAGGCGCTAAAATTCTAAGTTTAGGTGGCGATCATTCTATAACATTCCCCGTAATTAAAGCCCATCACGAAAAATATCCAAAATTAGATATTCTTCATATTGATGCTCATTGTGATTTGTACGATGATTATGAAGGCGATAGCTATTCTCATGCCTGCCCCTTTGCTAGAATTATGGAAAATGGTTTTGCCGTTAAGCTAGTACAAGTAGGCATTAGAACTTTAAATCCACACCAAGCAGAACAAGCAGACAGATTTAAGGTAGAAATACACCAAATGAAAAATTTAGATCTTAACAAAATTCCTAAATTTAAAAATCCACTATACATCTCTTTAGATATGGATGGTTTTGATCCTGCTTTTGCTCCTGGAGTTTCGCATCATGAGCCTGGTGGTTTAACTTCCAGACAGGTTATCAATTTAATCCAAAGTATAGATACAGAAGTTATTGGTGCTGATATCGTTGAATACAATCCACCTAAAGATTTTCAAAAAATGACCGCTTTTTTAGCGGCTAAAATGATGAAAGAAATTTTAGGTAAAATGATGTAA